From Streptomyces sp. TLI_235, a single genomic window includes:
- a CDS encoding superfamily II DNA/RNA helicase produces MSLVDDARFAMPANGLDAADTTDTAELLDTVEPAEANTDTDAADTDTAVDEPTLTFGDLGLPDEVVRALAKRDVTTPFPIQAATIPDALAGKDVLGRGRTGSGKTLSFGLPLLTRLADGERTRAKHPRGLILVPTRELAMQVADALEPFGSVLGLKLKVVCGGTSMSNQIYALERGVDVLVATPGRLRDLINRGSAKMDDVRIAVLDEADQMADMGFLPEVTEILDLVPAGGQRLLFSATLENEIDTLVKRYLNNPVTHEVDPSAGAVTTMTHHILVVKPKDKAPITNAIAARKGRTIIFVRTQMGADRVAEQLVEAGVKADALHGGMTQGARTRVLGDFKDGYVNVVVATDVAARGIHVDGIDLVLNVDPAGDHKDYLHRSGRTARAGRSGTVVTLVLPHQRRTVFRLMEDAGVDASRHILDHAFDAEVARITGARSLVEVQAESAAGIAGAAEREVADMTRQLERAQRRATELREEADRLTARAARERAALGIEDEPAEEAGETVVAAEAPAVEIPAPAAEADRAPSYREARTERPAFNRDRDRERPSFGRDRERPSFGRDRDRDDRGGRSFGDRDRGERGGFNRDDRGGRPFNRDDRGGRSFGDRDRGERGGFNRDDRGGRPFGDRDRGERGGFNRDDRGGRSFGDRDRGERGGFNRDDRGGRPFGDRPARSFGDRPAFGDRDRGNNRPFARRDDHRSGGRPQGFGRDDRGGRSFGDRDRGERGGFNRDDRKPRWKN; encoded by the coding sequence ATGTCTCTCGTTGACGACGCCCGCTTCGCCATGCCCGCGAACGGTCTCGACGCCGCCGACACCACCGACACCGCCGAGCTGCTCGACACCGTCGAGCCCGCCGAGGCGAACACCGACACCGACGCCGCGGACACCGACACCGCGGTCGACGAGCCCACCCTCACCTTCGGTGACCTGGGCCTGCCGGACGAGGTCGTCCGCGCCCTCGCCAAGCGCGACGTCACCACGCCGTTCCCGATCCAGGCCGCGACCATCCCGGACGCCCTGGCCGGCAAGGACGTGCTGGGCCGCGGCCGCACCGGCTCCGGCAAGACCCTCAGCTTCGGCCTGCCGCTGCTGACCCGCCTCGCCGACGGCGAGCGCACCCGCGCCAAGCACCCCCGCGGCCTGATCCTGGTGCCGACCCGCGAGCTCGCCATGCAGGTCGCCGACGCCCTGGAGCCCTTCGGCTCGGTGCTCGGCCTCAAGCTCAAGGTGGTCTGCGGCGGCACCTCGATGTCCAACCAGATCTACGCCCTGGAGCGCGGCGTCGACGTCCTCGTCGCCACCCCGGGCCGCCTGCGCGACCTGATCAACCGCGGCTCCGCCAAGATGGACGACGTCCGCATCGCCGTCCTCGACGAGGCCGACCAGATGGCCGACATGGGCTTCCTGCCCGAGGTCACCGAGATCCTCGACCTGGTGCCGGCCGGCGGCCAGCGCCTGCTGTTCTCCGCCACCCTGGAGAACGAGATCGACACCCTGGTCAAGCGGTACCTGAACAACCCGGTCACCCACGAGGTCGACCCGTCCGCCGGCGCCGTCACCACCATGACCCACCACATCCTCGTGGTGAAGCCCAAGGACAAGGCGCCGATCACCAACGCGATCGCCGCCCGCAAGGGCCGCACCATCATCTTCGTCCGCACCCAGATGGGCGCCGACCGCGTCGCCGAGCAGCTGGTCGAGGCCGGCGTGAAGGCGGACGCCCTGCACGGCGGCATGACCCAGGGCGCCCGTACCCGCGTCCTCGGCGACTTCAAGGACGGCTACGTCAACGTCGTCGTCGCCACCGACGTCGCCGCCCGCGGCATCCACGTCGACGGCATCGACCTGGTGCTGAACGTCGACCCGGCCGGCGACCACAAGGACTACCTGCACCGCTCGGGCCGCACCGCCCGCGCCGGCCGCTCCGGCACCGTCGTCACCCTGGTGCTGCCGCACCAGCGCCGCACCGTCTTCCGCCTGATGGAGGACGCCGGCGTCGACGCCTCCCGCCACATCCTCGACCACGCCTTCGACGCCGAGGTGGCCCGGATCACCGGCGCCCGCTCGCTCGTCGAGGTGCAGGCCGAGTCCGCCGCCGGCATCGCCGGTGCCGCCGAGCGCGAGGTCGCCGACATGACCCGCCAGCTGGAGCGCGCGCAGCGCCGCGCCACCGAGCTGCGTGAGGAGGCCGACCGTCTCACCGCCCGCGCGGCGCGCGAGCGGGCCGCCCTGGGCATCGAGGACGAGCCCGCCGAGGAGGCCGGCGAGACCGTCGTCGCCGCCGAGGCGCCCGCCGTCGAGATCCCGGCCCCGGCGGCCGAGGCCGACCGCGCCCCGTCCTACCGCGAGGCGCGCACCGAGCGCCCCGCGTTCAACCGCGACCGCGACCGCGAGCGGCCCTCCTTCGGCCGTGACCGCGAGCGTCCGTCCTTCGGCCGCGACCGTGACCGTGACGACCGTGGTGGCCGTTCCTTCGGTGACCGTGACCGTGGCGAGCGCGGTGGCTTCAACCGCGACGACCGTGGTGGCCGTCCCTTCAACCGCGACGACCGTGGTGGCCGTTCCTTCGGTGACCGAGACCGTGGCGAGCGTGGCGGCTTCAACCGCGACGACCGTGGTGGCCGTCCCTTCGGTGACCGTGACCGTGGCGAGCGTGGCGGCTTCAACCGTGACGACCGTGGTGGCCGTTCCTTCGGTGACCGTGACCGTGGCGAGCGCGGTGGCTTCAACCGCGACGACCGTGGTGGCCGTCCCTTCGGTGACCGTCCGGCCCGCTCCTTCGGCGACCGCCCGGCCTTCGGTGACCGCGACCGGGGCAACAACCGTCCGTTCGCCCGCCGCGACGACCACCGCTCCGGTGGCCGCCCGCAGGGCTTCGGCCGTGACGACCGTGGTGGCCGTTCCTTCGGTGACCGTGACCGTGGCGAGCGTGGCGGCTTCAACCGCGACGACCGCAAGCCGCGCTGGAAGAACTGA
- a CDS encoding protein CrcB, whose protein sequence is MTWLLVILGAVVGAPLRYLTDRAVQSRHDSVFPWGTFAVNVSGCLVLGLLTAAAAAGAASSDLQLLIGTGLCGALTTYSTFSYETLRLAQSGAGFLALANVGGSVLAGLGAAYAGTALAHAFWG, encoded by the coding sequence GTGACCTGGCTGCTGGTGATCCTCGGCGCGGTGGTCGGCGCCCCGCTGCGCTACCTGACCGACCGCGCGGTGCAGTCCCGGCACGACTCGGTGTTCCCGTGGGGCACGTTCGCCGTGAACGTCTCCGGCTGCCTGGTGCTCGGGCTGCTCACCGCCGCCGCGGCGGCCGGCGCTGCCTCCTCCGACCTCCAGCTGCTGATCGGCACCGGCCTGTGCGGGGCGCTGACCACGTACTCCACGTTCTCGTACGAGACGCTGCGGCTGGCGCAGAGCGGAGCCGGGTTCCTGGCGCTGGCGAACGTCGGGGGCAGCGTTCTGGCGGGTCTCGGCGCCGCGTACGCGGGGACGGCGCTGGCGCACGCGTTCTGGGGCTGA
- a CDS encoding protein CrcB, with amino-acid sequence MAPPREAAGGRPPVLRGQGPTVAVVALGGALGACARYGAALAWPTGPDAFPWTTLLVNMLGCGVIGVFLVLVTEVWAPHPLLRPFFGTGVLGGFTTFSTATVEVQRLVDHGAPARGLGYLAATVLGALGSVWIAAGLTRRLFRRRAA; translated from the coding sequence GTGGCGCCGCCGCGGGAGGCCGCCGGCGGCCGGCCGCCGGTGCTGCGCGGCCAGGGCCCCACGGTGGCGGTGGTGGCGCTCGGCGGCGCCCTGGGGGCGTGTGCCCGCTACGGCGCGGCGTTGGCCTGGCCGACCGGCCCGGACGCCTTTCCGTGGACGACGCTGCTGGTCAACATGCTGGGCTGCGGCGTGATCGGGGTCTTCCTGGTGCTGGTCACCGAGGTGTGGGCGCCGCATCCGCTGCTGCGGCCGTTCTTCGGCACCGGCGTGCTGGGCGGCTTCACGACCTTCTCCACGGCCACCGTGGAGGTCCAGCGCCTGGTGGACCACGGCGCGCCCGCCCGCGGCCTGGGCTACCTGGCCGCGACGGTGCTGGGCGCGCTCGGCTCGGTCTGGATCGCCGCCGGCCTGACCCGGCGGCTGTTCCGTCGGCGGGCCGCATGA
- a CDS encoding putative Zn-dependent protease with MMP-like domain: MTRDEFETLVADALDQIPPKLAAMMDNVAIFVEDEPDPASPDLLGLYEGTPLTERGEWYAGVLPDRIIIYMGPTLRYCETYEQITDEVRTTVIHEVAHHFGFDDHELHELGWS; this comes from the coding sequence ATGACGCGGGACGAGTTCGAGACGCTGGTCGCCGATGCCCTCGACCAGATCCCTCCGAAGCTCGCGGCGATGATGGACAACGTCGCGATCTTCGTCGAGGACGAGCCCGATCCGGCCTCCCCCGACCTCCTCGGCCTGTACGAGGGCACCCCGCTGACCGAGCGCGGCGAGTGGTACGCCGGGGTGCTGCCCGACCGGATCATCATCTACATGGGGCCGACCCTGCGGTACTGCGAGACCTACGAGCAGATCACCGACGAGGTCCGGACCACGGTGATCCACGAGGTCGCCCACCACTTCGGCTTCGACGACCACGAGCTCCACGAACTGGGCTGGTCCTGA
- a CDS encoding thiosulfate/3-mercaptopyruvate sulfurtransferase — protein MYYCASDARVVCGVAGTEKVRAMTLLSPPGPLVAADWLAERLGQPGLVVLDASVGVYRGIRRPIPGARTFDIDGALSDQADPLPHTMPGPEQFERELRALGVDDDSVVVAYDNAGIYSSARAWWMLRAMGFDRVAVLDGGLPVWEAAGLPLAEAGTGEVPASPGTFTVRPRAGLLVDRGAVDAALADPATAVLDARSRERYTGRVEEPRPGLRRGHIPGAANLPYLDLQVDGRMRPVDELKDRFAAVAGDRERLVVSCGSGVTACVLALGAELAGYRDLAVYDGSWSEWGRPSDLPVEQDPGPE, from the coding sequence GTGTACTACTGTGCGTCCGACGCCCGCGTGGTGTGCGGGGTGGCCGGAACGGAGAAGGTGCGTGCGATGACCCTGCTGTCCCCTCCCGGACCCCTGGTGGCGGCCGATTGGCTGGCGGAGCGCCTGGGGCAGCCCGGGCTGGTGGTGCTCGACGCGAGTGTGGGCGTGTACCGCGGGATCCGTCGGCCGATCCCCGGGGCACGCACCTTCGACATCGACGGGGCGCTCTCCGACCAGGCCGATCCGCTGCCGCACACCATGCCCGGCCCAGAGCAGTTCGAACGCGAGCTGCGGGCCCTCGGGGTGGACGACGACAGCGTGGTCGTGGCGTACGACAACGCGGGCATCTACTCCAGCGCCCGCGCCTGGTGGATGCTGCGGGCCATGGGCTTCGACCGGGTGGCCGTGCTCGACGGCGGGCTGCCGGTCTGGGAGGCCGCCGGGCTGCCGCTGGCCGAGGCCGGCACCGGGGAGGTGCCCGCCTCGCCCGGGACGTTCACGGTGCGGCCCCGCGCGGGGCTCCTGGTCGACCGCGGCGCGGTGGACGCCGCGCTCGCCGACCCGGCCACCGCGGTCCTCGACGCCCGCAGCCGGGAGCGCTACACCGGCCGGGTCGAGGAGCCCCGCCCGGGGCTGCGCCGCGGCCACATCCCCGGCGCGGCGAACCTGCCCTACCTCGACCTCCAGGTGGACGGCCGGATGCGGCCCGTCGACGAGCTGAAGGACCGGTTCGCGGCCGTGGCCGGCGACCGCGAGCGCCTGGTGGTCAGCTGCGGCTCCGGGGTGACCGCCTGCGTCCTGGCCCTCGGCGCCGAACTGGCCGGCTACCGCGACCTCGCCGTCTACGACGGCTCCTGGAGCGAGTGGGGCCGCCCCTCAGACCTCCCCGTCGAACAGGACCCCGGCCCGGAGTAG
- a CDS encoding helix-turn-helix protein, with product MSTESARPEGSDGPAGEGAEPPGSPDFAARFRRLIKVIYPKDLGRPWRDTEIALGTGLSGTYIGNLRKGTQKPSLENAVKIAKFFGVPLDYFSDSATAQAVERDLQRIEALRDARVERIAMRAAGLPPEMQDAALTVVEQLRRAVGLPDDGDPVT from the coding sequence ATGTCCACCGAATCTGCGCGACCGGAGGGCTCCGACGGGCCGGCCGGGGAGGGTGCGGAGCCGCCGGGCTCCCCCGACTTCGCGGCCCGCTTCCGGCGCCTGATCAAGGTGATCTACCCGAAGGACCTGGGCCGTCCCTGGCGGGACACCGAGATCGCCCTCGGCACCGGGCTGAGCGGGACGTACATCGGGAACCTGCGCAAGGGCACCCAGAAGCCGAGCCTGGAGAACGCGGTGAAGATCGCCAAGTTCTTCGGCGTCCCGCTGGACTACTTCAGCGACTCCGCGACGGCGCAGGCGGTGGAGCGCGACCTGCAGCGAATCGAGGCGCTGCGGGACGCCCGGGTGGAGCGGATCGCGATGCGGGCGGCCGGCCTTCCGCCGGAGATGCAGGACGCCGCCCTCACGGTCGTGGAACAGTTGCGCAGGGCGGTCGGACTGCCCGACGACGGTGACCCGGTGACGTGA
- a CDS encoding ATP-dependent helicase HrpA, with translation MSSPVARSADAPAIAELAARLPELMLRDQQRIGRRLDGTRRVRSPEARQKIAEELAADVAKAELRVEQRRAAVPEIRYPQELPVSQKKDEILAAIRDHQVVIVAGETGSGKTTQIPKICLELGRGVKGLVGHTQPRRIAARTVAERVAEELATPLGEAVGWKVRFTDQVGQDTLVKLMTDGILLAEIQTDRELRQYDTLIIDEAHERSLNIDFLLGYLKQLLPRRPDLKVVITSATIDPERFAAHFGDAPIVEVSGRTYPVEVRYRPIVEDGAEDEEIDRDRDQVQAICDAVEELQAEGPGDILVFLSGEREIRDTADALNRMKLKFTEVLPLYARLSSAEQHRVFQRSNSRRVVLATNVAETSLTVPGIKYVVDPGTARISRYSHRTKVQRLPIEAVSQASANQRKGRCGRTSDGICIRLYSEEDFLSRPEFTDAEILRTNLASVILQMTAAGLGDIAAFPFLDPPDSRNIKDGVNLLHELGALDPAEKDHRKRLTPLGRKLAQLPVDPRMARMVLEADRLGCVRDVMVIAAALSIQDPRERPAEKRQAADDRHRRFTSETSDFLSYLAMWRYVREQQKELSSSAFRRMCKTEFLNYLRIREWQDVYVQLRTVAKQLGVTIDEPDHDAEPDADRIHQALLSGLLSHLGLFDVEKREYGGARGARFAIFPGSGLFKKPPRWVMSAELVETSRLWARINAKIEPEWVEPLAGHLIKRSYSEPHWEKKAGAVLAYEKVTLYGMPVVAQRKVNYGRIDPELCRELFIRNALVEGDWETHHRFFAENRKLLGEVEELENRARRRDILVDDQTLFDFYEARLPEQIVSTRHFDSWWKKARHEQPDLLNFEKSMLINESADGVTEADYPDHWHQGKLRFTLTYQFEPGSDADGVTVHIPLPVLNQVTDEGFDWQIPGLRAELVTAWIRSLPKAIRRNFVPAPDFAAAALRQVKDRQEPLLPTLERILHRMGGVVVPPEAWDDERVPDHLKVTFRVVDGRKKLAESKDLEELRRMLQPKLSATLSSAASGRGIEQSGLTAWPAGLPVLQRTFEQRSRGHSLRAHPALVDEGDTVAIRLFDTPEAQEQAMWEGTRRLLMLRANSPAKSIQGRLGNQAKLALSYNPHGSIPALFEDVVGASVDRLMELNGGPAWDEAAFTALFDKVRTDLYDLSADTTLKTATALIAFHRASTRLKAVSSPVLLNAVNDIRLHLASLVYPGFVTETGWQRLPDLKRYLLAVDRRLEALPDHPQRDAQNLLKVQAVQQAYGELLARVPAGRRPSPEVRAIRWMIEELRVSFFAQGLGTPAPVSEKRILKAMDAAAATL, from the coding sequence GTGAGTTCTCCCGTAGCCCGGTCCGCCGACGCACCCGCCATCGCGGAGCTGGCCGCTCGGCTGCCCGAGCTGATGCTCCGCGACCAGCAGCGGATCGGCCGGCGGCTGGACGGCACCCGGCGGGTGCGCAGCCCGGAGGCCCGGCAGAAGATCGCCGAGGAGTTGGCCGCGGATGTCGCCAAGGCCGAGCTCCGGGTCGAACAGCGCCGCGCGGCAGTGCCGGAGATCCGGTACCCGCAGGAGCTGCCGGTCAGCCAGAAGAAGGACGAGATCCTGGCGGCGATCCGGGACCACCAGGTGGTGATCGTCGCCGGCGAGACGGGCTCCGGGAAGACCACCCAGATCCCGAAGATCTGCCTGGAGCTGGGCCGCGGGGTGAAGGGCCTGGTCGGCCACACCCAGCCGCGCCGGATCGCGGCCCGCACGGTCGCCGAGCGGGTGGCCGAGGAGCTGGCGACGCCGCTCGGCGAGGCGGTCGGCTGGAAGGTCCGCTTCACCGACCAGGTCGGCCAGGACACCCTGGTCAAGCTGATGACGGACGGCATCCTGCTCGCGGAGATCCAGACCGACCGCGAGCTGCGCCAGTACGACACGCTGATCATCGACGAGGCGCACGAGCGCAGCCTCAACATCGACTTCCTGCTCGGCTACCTCAAGCAGCTGCTGCCGCGCCGTCCCGACCTCAAGGTCGTGATCACCTCGGCGACGATCGACCCGGAGCGGTTCGCCGCGCACTTCGGCGACGCCCCGATCGTCGAGGTCTCCGGCCGGACGTACCCGGTGGAGGTGCGCTACCGCCCGATCGTCGAGGACGGCGCCGAGGACGAGGAGATCGACCGGGACCGCGACCAGGTGCAGGCGATCTGCGACGCGGTGGAGGAGCTCCAGGCGGAGGGCCCGGGCGACATCCTGGTCTTCCTCTCCGGCGAGCGCGAGATCCGCGACACCGCGGACGCGCTGAACCGGATGAAACTGAAGTTCACCGAGGTGCTGCCGTTGTACGCCCGGCTCTCCTCGGCGGAGCAGCACCGGGTCTTCCAGCGGTCGAACAGCCGCCGGGTGGTGCTCGCCACCAACGTGGCCGAGACCTCGCTGACCGTGCCGGGCATCAAGTACGTGGTCGACCCGGGCACTGCCCGGATCTCCCGCTACAGCCACCGCACCAAGGTTCAGCGGCTGCCGATCGAGGCGGTCAGCCAGGCCAGCGCCAACCAGCGCAAGGGCCGCTGCGGCCGCACCTCGGACGGCATCTGCATCCGGCTGTACTCGGAGGAGGACTTCCTCTCCCGGCCGGAGTTCACCGACGCGGAGATCCTGCGCACCAACCTGGCCTCGGTCATCCTGCAGATGACCGCGGCGGGCCTGGGCGACATCGCGGCCTTCCCGTTCCTGGACCCGCCGGACTCCCGGAACATCAAGGACGGCGTCAACCTGCTGCACGAGCTGGGCGCGCTCGACCCGGCGGAGAAGGACCACCGCAAGCGGCTCACCCCGCTGGGCCGCAAGCTCGCCCAGCTGCCGGTGGACCCGCGGATGGCCCGGATGGTGCTGGAGGCGGACCGGCTCGGCTGCGTCCGGGACGTCATGGTGATCGCCGCCGCGCTGTCCATCCAGGACCCGCGGGAGCGCCCGGCCGAGAAGCGCCAGGCCGCCGACGACCGGCACCGCCGGTTCACCTCGGAGACCTCGGACTTCCTCTCCTACCTCGCGATGTGGCGCTACGTCAGGGAGCAGCAGAAGGAGCTGTCCTCCTCGGCCTTCCGCCGGATGTGCAAGACGGAGTTCCTGAACTACCTGCGGATACGCGAGTGGCAGGACGTCTACGTCCAGCTGCGGACGGTGGCCAAGCAGCTCGGTGTGACGATCGACGAGCCCGATCACGATGCCGAGCCGGATGCCGACCGGATCCACCAGGCGCTGCTGTCCGGCCTGCTGTCGCACCTCGGCCTGTTCGACGTGGAGAAGCGCGAGTACGGCGGCGCCCGGGGTGCCCGGTTCGCGATCTTCCCGGGGTCGGGGCTGTTCAAGAAGCCGCCGCGCTGGGTGATGTCCGCCGAGCTGGTGGAGACCTCGCGGCTGTGGGCGCGGATCAACGCGAAGATCGAGCCCGAGTGGGTGGAGCCGCTGGCGGGCCACCTGATCAAGCGGTCGTACAGCGAGCCGCACTGGGAGAAGAAGGCCGGCGCGGTGCTGGCGTACGAGAAGGTGACCCTGTACGGGATGCCGGTCGTCGCCCAGCGCAAGGTGAACTACGGCCGGATCGACCCGGAGCTGTGCCGGGAGCTGTTCATCCGCAACGCGCTGGTCGAGGGCGACTGGGAGACCCACCACCGCTTCTTCGCGGAGAACCGGAAGCTGCTCGGCGAGGTCGAGGAGCTGGAGAACCGGGCCCGCCGCCGGGACATCCTGGTGGACGACCAGACCCTGTTCGACTTCTACGAGGCGCGGCTGCCGGAGCAGATCGTCTCCACCCGGCACTTCGACTCCTGGTGGAAGAAGGCCCGGCACGAGCAGCCGGACCTGCTGAACTTCGAGAAGTCGATGCTCATCAACGAGTCCGCGGACGGCGTCACCGAGGCCGACTACCCGGACCACTGGCACCAGGGCAAGCTGCGCTTCACGCTGACCTACCAGTTCGAGCCGGGCAGCGACGCGGACGGTGTCACGGTGCACATCCCGCTGCCGGTGCTCAACCAGGTCACCGACGAGGGCTTCGACTGGCAGATCCCGGGCCTGCGGGCGGAGCTGGTCACCGCCTGGATCCGTTCGCTGCCGAAGGCGATCCGGCGCAACTTCGTGCCGGCGCCGGACTTCGCGGCGGCCGCGCTGCGGCAGGTGAAGGACCGCCAGGAGCCGCTGCTGCCGACGCTGGAGCGGATCCTGCACCGGATGGGCGGTGTGGTGGTCCCGCCGGAGGCCTGGGACGACGAGCGGGTGCCGGACCACCTGAAGGTCACCTTCCGGGTGGTCGACGGCCGGAAGAAGCTCGCCGAGTCCAAGGACCTGGAGGAGCTGCGCCGGATGCTGCAGCCGAAGCTGTCGGCGACGCTGTCCAGTGCGGCCTCGGGCCGGGGCATCGAGCAGTCCGGGCTGACCGCCTGGCCGGCCGGCCTGCCGGTGCTGCAGCGGACCTTCGAGCAGCGCTCCCGCGGCCACTCGCTGCGTGCCCACCCGGCGCTGGTCGACGAGGGCGACACGGTGGCGATCCGGCTGTTCGACACCCCGGAGGCCCAGGAGCAGGCGATGTGGGAGGGCACCCGCCGGCTGCTGATGCTCCGGGCGAACTCCCCGGCGAAGTCGATCCAGGGCCGGCTCGGCAACCAGGCGAAGCTCGCCCTGTCGTACAACCCGCACGGGTCGATCCCGGCGCTGTTCGAGGACGTGGTGGGGGCGTCGGTCGACCGGCTGATGGAGCTGAACGGCGGCCCGGCCTGGGACGAGGCGGCGTTCACCGCACTGTTCGACAAGGTCCGGACGGACCTGTACGACCTGTCTGCGGACACCACGCTGAAGACGGCGACCGCGCTGATCGCCTTCCACCGGGCGTCGACCCGGCTGAAGGCCGTCTCCAGCCCGGTGCTGCTGAACGCGGTGAACGACATCCGGCTGCACCTGGCCTCGCTGGTGTACCCGGGGTTCGTCACCGAGACCGGCTGGCAGCGGCTGCCGGACCTGAAGCGCTATCTGCTGGCGGTGGACCGCCGTCTGGAGGCCCTGCCGGACCACCCGCAGCGGGACGCCCAGAACCTGCTGAAGGTGCAGGCCGTCCAGCAGGCGTACGGGGAGCTGCTGGCCCGGGTGCCGGCCGGCCGGCGGCCCTCGCCGGAGGTCCGGGCGATCCGGTGGATGATCGAGGAGCTGCGGGTGAGCTTCTTCGCCCAGGGGCTGGGTACGCCGGCGCCGGTCTCGGAGAAGCGCATCCTCAAGGCGATGGACGCCGCGGCGGCGACGCTGTGA
- a CDS encoding excisionase family DNA binding protein, with the protein MTARTPDAEPLLTPAEVATMFRVDPKTVTRWAKAGKLTSIRTLGGHRRYREAEVRALLAGIPAQRTEA; encoded by the coding sequence ATGACCGCTCGTACCCCTGACGCTGAACCTCTGCTGACGCCGGCCGAGGTTGCCACCATGTTCCGCGTTGACCCCAAGACGGTCACTCGCTGGGCCAAGGCAGGCAAGCTCACGTCCATTCGCACGCTGGGCGGCCACCGCCGCTACCGCGAGGCCGAGGTGCGCGCCCTGCTGGCCGGGATTCCGGCTCAGCGAACCGAGGCCTGA
- a CDS encoding glutamate dehydrogenase/leucine dehydrogenase, which yields MTDVHTESAAHPASGVLSRIFATGQDAAPGDGHEQVVLCHDRSTGLKAIIAIHSTALGPALGGTRFHQYDSEEEALEDALRLSRGMSYKNALAGLDLGGGKAVIIGNPAPSAEGGDKNEAMLRAYGRFVQSLQGRYVTACDVGTYVQDMDVVARETRFVTGRSPEYGGAGDSSVLTAFGVFQGMRASAKARWGQPTLRGKRVGVAGVGKVGHYLVGHLVADGATVVVTDVSEAAVNRVRAAHPEVEVAGDTAALLQSGLDVYAPCALGGALDDPTVAVLGAAGTAIVCGAANNQLAHAGVEKDLADRDILYAPDYLVNSGGVIQVADEIEGFNFDRAKNKATKIFDTTLEIFTRAAADGVPPAVAADRLAEKRMREVSALRSILLPGARRS from the coding sequence GTGACCGACGTACACACCGAGTCCGCCGCGCACCCCGCATCAGGTGTGCTCAGCAGGATCTTCGCGACCGGGCAGGACGCTGCCCCCGGGGACGGCCACGAGCAGGTCGTCCTGTGTCACGACCGCTCGACCGGTCTCAAGGCGATCATCGCCATCCACTCCACCGCGCTGGGCCCGGCCCTCGGCGGCACCCGCTTCCACCAGTACGACTCCGAGGAGGAGGCGCTGGAGGACGCGCTGCGGCTGTCCCGCGGGATGAGCTACAAGAACGCGCTGGCCGGCCTGGACCTCGGCGGCGGCAAGGCCGTGATCATCGGCAACCCCGCGCCCTCCGCGGAGGGCGGTGACAAGAACGAGGCGATGCTCCGCGCGTACGGCCGCTTCGTCCAGTCCCTGCAGGGCCGCTACGTCACCGCGTGCGACGTGGGCACGTACGTCCAGGACATGGACGTGGTGGCCCGCGAGACCCGCTTCGTCACCGGCCGCTCCCCCGAGTACGGCGGCGCCGGCGACTCCTCGGTGCTGACGGCGTTCGGTGTCTTCCAGGGCATGCGCGCCTCCGCGAAGGCCCGCTGGGGCCAGCCCACCCTGCGCGGCAAGCGCGTGGGCGTCGCGGGCGTCGGCAAGGTCGGCCACTACCTCGTCGGCCACCTGGTCGCCGACGGCGCCACCGTGGTCGTCACGGACGTCTCCGAGGCGGCCGTGAACCGGGTGCGCGCGGCCCACCCGGAGGTCGAGGTGGCCGGCGACACCGCCGCGCTGCTGCAGTCCGGCCTGGACGTCTACGCCCCCTGCGCCCTGGGCGGCGCGCTGGACGACCCGACGGTCGCCGTGCTCGGCGCCGCCGGCACCGCGATCGTCTGCGGCGCGGCCAACAACCAGCTGGCGCACGCCGGCGTGGAGAAGGACCTGGCCGACCGCGACATCCTCTACGCGCCCGACTACCTGGTGAACTCCGGCGGCGTGATCCAGGTCGCCGACGAGATCGAGGGCTTCAACTTCGATCGCGCCAAGAACAAGGCGACAAAGATCTTCGACACCACGCTGGAGATCTTCACCCGGGCCGCCGCCGACGGCGTTCCGCCGGCGGTCGCCGCCGACCGGCTCGCGGAGAAGCGGATGCGTGAGGTGAGCGCGCTGCGCTCGATTCTGCTCCCGGGCGCCCGCCGGTCCTGA